A single region of the Syngnathus acus chromosome 6, fSynAcu1.2, whole genome shotgun sequence genome encodes:
- the siah1 gene encoding E3 ubiquitin-protein ligase Siah1, which yields MCVPAANQGNTDYTEPLSTPSQLVRRSTGGEVKDISSEVPTFQEKTKALFGNLMDEEMSRQTATALPTGTSKCPASQRVPTLSGTTASNSDLASLFECPVCFDYVLPPILQCQSGHLVCSNCRPKLTCCPTCRGPLGSIRNLAMEKVANSVLFPCKYASSGCEVTLPHTDKTEHEELCEFRPYSCPCPGASCKWQGSLDAVMPHLMHQHKSITTLQGEDIVFLATDINLPGAVDWVMMQSCFGFHFMLVLEKQEKYDGHQQFFAIVQLIGTRKQAENFAYRLELNGHRRRLTWEATPRSIHEGIATAIMNSDCLVFDTSIAQLFAENGNLGINVTISMC from the exons ATGTGTGTCCCCGCAGCTAACCAAGGAAACACGGACTACACTGAGCCGCTGTCGACCCCTTCTCAGCTTGTACGTCGTTCTACCGGCGGTGAAGTCAAGGATATTTCTTCCGAG GTCCCCACATTTCAAGAGAAGACGAAAGCCCTATTTGGAAATCTTATGGACGAAG AAATGAGTCGCCAGACTGCCACCGCGCTCCCCACAGGAACATCCAAGTGCCCTGCCTCCCAGCGCGTCCCCACCCTGTCGGGGACCACCGCCTCCAACAGTGACCTAGCCAGCCTGTTTGAGTGCCCCGTGTGCTTTGACTATGTCCTGCCCCCCATCCTTCAGTGCCAGTCGGGTCACCTG GTATGCTCCAACTGTCGGCCCAAGCTAACCTGCTGCCCTACCTGTCGAGGGCCGCTGGGCTCCATCAGGAACCTGGCCATGGAGAAGGTGGCCAACTCGGTACTCTTCCCATGCAAATACGCCTCGTCAGGCTGCGAAGTCACGCTGCCGCACACCGACAAGACGGAGCACGAAGAGCTTTGCGAGTTCCGACCGTACTCGTGCCCCTGCCCCGGCGCCTCCTGCAAGTGGCAGGGCTCCCTGGATGCCGTCATGCCTCACTTGATGCACCAGCACAAGTCCATTACCACACTGCAG GGGGAGGACATTGTGTTCTTGGCCACAGACATCAACCTTCCCGGCGCAGTGGACTGGGTGATGATGCAGTCGTGCTTCGGCTTCCACTTCATGTTGGTGCTGGAGAAGCAGGAGAAATATGACGGCCACCAACAATTCTTTGCCATCGTGCAACTCATTGGGACTCGCAAACAAGCGGAGAACTTTGCGTATCGGTTGGAGCTCAACGGCCACCGGCGCCGCCTGACCTGGGAGGCCACGCCACGCTCCATCCACGAGGGCATCGCCACCGCCATTATGAACAGCGACTGTCTGGTGTTCGACACGTCCATCGCGCAGCTCTTCGCCGAAAACGGCAACCTAGGCATCAATGTGACCATCTCCATGTGCTAA